From the genome of Pieris brassicae chromosome Z, ilPieBrab1.1, whole genome shotgun sequence:
GTTGCGAGCGAGTGTACACAGGCGGCAATCACATCACATCAGATAAGCTTCCTGTAAGTTGTCTATAAAAAAGGCCGCCAACGCACTCGCACCTCTGGTCTACCTCACGCCTCTGGCATTAAATAGCCAAAGGCGTCGTCagatatttccgaaccaatttgtcTAAGGCccctcaagaaaagagcgtatcaattcctagcaagccctctggtattgacagtgtccatgggggttaacatcaggtgaaccccctgcccgtttgccccaaAAAAATGGAATAACTCAGAAGcggtaattaaatattatctactATTTAGCTACTTACTTATTATCGGTAGTGCAGAGATAACAGGCCATTTCCTACATGTAATCATATGATTCAAATTCACGTATTTAATTGCGCAATGACGAAATGTGATTTGAAGCTAGGCTTCATTTCGAAGTCCGGGAAAAGGCTATTTTTATCCTGGACGAGTCTATATGAAAATCTTAGTATGTAGTATCTTAGTACAAATTTCTGGTTAACAATCCTATCCATCAGCAAACATAGGTTTAATATAGGAAACGGGGAGGAGGCTcttctgatgttaagtaatttgGCATGGCTGATGGCCTGTAAGGGCCTTTACTTGATCGCCTGATGCCCTCGAATCTGTTAGTCATGATGAGTTTGTCTGGATTTTCTGGAAGTCTGCGTTTTACATGTAAAAAACTCAGTATGTAACAAACTATCGAGAGACTATTTTTCACCTGTAACGTTTTACCTGTATTCGTCACGTTACCCATGTTGATTTGTTCCAGTTAAACTTCTTCTACTGGGCCTCGTAGGTCTATCCTACGCCAGGCCACAGTTGGAATGTCCTAACGACGGCCAACAATACCTGATACCCCACGAAACCGAATGTAACCAGTACTACATATGCGAAAATGGACGGCGTGTTGCGTGGTCGAAATGTCCGAAACAAACGTTCTTTTCGTCGGAAAATCAGGTAAGACTCTTCTCGCTGCTCCTCCCCAATGCTGCTACGAAAGTATTTGTAGAGAACTGTCCTAGATTCAATGAAATTGAGGCATATTACTGATCGAgcgaacatatttaaattttgtgtttgAGACAGCATTCAGTGCCTGGTAAGTGACGTCAGAGCTGGTGCTGTCAcccgaataagtatcgcaatacagcgagaaaataGAGCATTACACCACagggaattttttttaatttgtttttattttcaatttatccACGGAAAGTTTCACGAACTtcgtaaaattattcaatgtcAAAAGCTGATTGCTATTTTCTAATGATAACGCAATCTAATTATGATAAAaggattatatatattgattataaatcaaagttatcaataatacattgaaactataaatctaaaaatttaTGATGCTAGCGACGATAAGGACTTtcctgaaattttaataaatattaatgtaacagTTAGCATGTAGTAGATAATAATGTATAGTCGATTACCTCGATTCTATTTTCGTTTCCCAAATTTTCATTCATGAATCTGGACTTGTTCCCCTGGACGAGCTACTACCTGATTTTTATCCATTGGATAAagaactattttataaattatttttcctgCAATAATAATACCAATCATTTATGGTGGCTCCGCTTATGCATtgtcaatttctttataataaattttcaaattttgcGAATATgcctttaataaatagaacacATGtactaaatctattttaatatcttagaAAAACAATCTTGTATTTCAAGGAACTTTCGATTTTgcttttcaattttctttcgTACATTTTCATGGAAACATGATATATTCTACATTGCTTTTGCGAATGCACTAATCCATTTTCTTCAGCGAATGCCATATTTTTTACCAAATTCCACATCATGACCTATTAAGTACAGAGATGACGATCGACAAGGGGCCCATCGTCCTCAAAGTCATCCACAAAAGCTGGTCGTATACCAAGCATAGAACTCATAGACTGCTCAGGTTCTGGATCATGTCCATGAAATGAATCTGTCAAAATCTGCCTtcaaatattatgataattaataaaaaagtataaaacgtACGTTTCGTTTAACGAATTTCAATACGATAcagttacatatttaaaaaaaaaatcttagacGCAACTCCAGTCAAAATTACTTGGCCTTTCTAATCAaggataaatttttaatttgtcccTTTAAAGCTGGCATTagctcgctgtattgcgatacttattcgttgaaaGCACCAGCTCGGGTCACCTATCaggtgccaacttaaatctttaataagctGTGCACTAGAACCCCTCGGCCCATGACTGCCCCAAAGGGACAAAATGAAACTTGGAGGAAAGGcatattattttccatttgCTCTGCGCTCGCTCCAGCTTTTGTGCTTGTGCACACaagtatatttgtgttttgaaaatttatactttaaaaaactataCAGTGTGTGTTCCAGAGGAAAAAAAACTAGCACAACaaccttttaagtaaaagcagtgttggcctataACCTCCCTCATCGTAGGGTCGAACCGCGGCTTTGTGTTTCTTCCTATGAGCGCGTTTAACATCCGCACGTAcgaaggagaacatcgtgaggaatcaTGCCTTACACCAAATTTtggcgtatgtcaggcacagatacataaatctgaggcccagacctaaagaggtttTAGTGCCACTGGTTCTTTCTTTTGgtatttatttcagttatGAGTTTCGGACTCATAGCTGAAatcaatttgtaattttaaaaaccttgctgtgtttattatttgctattattattagaagaCTAGGCTGTTAATGTAACGGCTAATAAAGATGTTTGGATGTGACATAACAAATGTGGTGGACAGAGAAATATTCTCTAATTTGTGGCCCACCGTcacataaattatgtattttgtttttaataaataagataattatatttttacgttattttaCAGAGCTGCGGTGATTTTCTTGCTTCGAACTGTAACCCCAGAAGAGGCCGAGATGGGGAAGATGGCGAAGATGGCAAGAATGGGGAAAACGGTGGTGGTCACGCCGGTCTTGGTGGGGCTAAAGGCCTATCTGGTGGCGTAAATGGTGGTAACGGTGGCAACGGCGGAAATGGAGGCAATGGAGGTGATGGCGATGGAGCCGGAAGTGGTGGAAATGGTGGTGGTGGCGGTAACGGAGGAAATGGCTCCGGTGCTGGCAACGGTGGTAATGGAGGAGGTGGCGGTAACGGAGGAAATGGCTCCGGTGCTGGCAACGGTGGTAATGGAGGAAGTGGCGGTAATGGTGGAAATGGTGGAGATAGCTCTGGTGCCGGAAATGGAGGCAACGGAGGAAACGGCGGAAATGGTGGAAATGGTGGGGAAAACTCTGGTGCCGGAAATGGAGGCAACGGAGGAAACGGCGGTAATGGTGGAGGCGGAGGTAACGGTGGCAATGGAGGAAGTGGTGGAAACGGCGGAAATGGCGGAGGTGGTGGAAACGGAGGAAATGGTGGAGGTGGAGGTAATGGTGGCAATGGAGGAAGTGGTGGAAACGGAGGAAATGGTGGAAATGGAGGCAACGGTGGAGGTGGTGGTAATGGAGGCAACGGTGGAGGTGGTGGTGATGGCGGCAACGACGATGGAGGCAATGGAGGAGGTGATGGAAATGAAAGTGAAGGAGACGATGAAACCGGAAGTGAAGGTGGTAGCGGCGGTGGTAATGATTCAGGCACTTACCCAAATGGCTGCCCGAAAGATTACACAGTAGAGAAACTTCTCCCACATCCGGATTGTGATAAATTTTACCAATGTGTACATGGAGATTATCAAGAAATGCCATGCGCCCTTGGTACTCAGTTCAGCTACCGTTTGCAGGTTAGTTcactttaaaaactaaattaaattaaaatataataagttatgAATCAGGCTCCAATACAATACAGGTATGGAGAGTCagacctgcagctgagttttatcatcggacgtcgtGGCATATGAAATTCCactcgtatcacctcgacgtctcTTATTGAGCGTTTGACTCGACTTGGGTTCCTTTAatagtgtaccaattcttagaAGGCAACGTACTGATTGGCCGGAGGCCACTGGCAACTGGCAGGAGCCAGTTTTTCGTTATAAGTGATTCGTTAGAAGTCTTGTTAGTTTATTAAccatacaacattttttttgtttcaatgtctttaaatttataaggcTTTCCCATTCCTCTTTGTCTTGAGTAACAAACATTCAGTCTTTTACCTCATCTATCCAACTTCTTTTGTATTCATCTCTTTCCAATAGGTCCGGTCCATTATGTTGTTTCAAGATTTTGATATGCCCATTTCAGCCTTTAAGCATGTACAAATCTGTACGTACTGTTTGGTTACAAATATCTCGATTTTCAAGTTTAAAATGCTTAATTCGGTTACTATATAACATGATTCTGAACTTATGCAAACAAAAATTTGATTTCCTCTGAATACAATTTTGAAAGCTAATCAAAACTGCATGCACTTTTTACAAGTGTATCTTATTCAagccaataataatttatcttctCAAGTCTCTTGTTAATATGACATACAGGAGTTGGCTTCAACCCTAGGCCTACAATATTTCTACCTATCTCTAGACGCAAGTTGCAATTTAGACAATTGcagctataaaaaaataataaaaaaaactaataaaggGAGAATATTACCAATACACTGGTTTTAGAACTGCACCTGGCCATACCTGTCCGACTGTGGTGACAATGAAAGCAATGGTGGCGGCGGAAATGGAGGCGGAAATGGAGGAGGAAATGGAGGCGGAAATGGTGGCGGAAACAACACCGATTATGAAACGTACCCAAACGGCTGTCCCACAGACTACTCAATCGAAAAGTTGTTCCCTCACGCTGATTGCGACAAGTTCTACCAGTGTGTACACGGTGACTACCAAGTAATGCCATGCGCTCCTGGTACACAGTTCAGCGACAAATTACAGGTAAAGAAATAGTTATGATTAATTATCATTCCGTGTTAAGAACGTCTGTGCACCAATCGACTTTCTATGGGCGCATTTAACGTTCGTTTGAACGGTGAAAAAAATCATTGCGAGGAAATTGACTTGACTTAGACttaacggcgtgtgtcaggcatacgCCAATTGCGACAAATGTTACTAGTGTGTACATGGAGGGTACAAATTgcaggaaaaataaaaaagtgtaaaataacaaacaatataaacataatagcTTATATAAGCACATATAAGCTTCACCTACTAGGAGTACATATCACTTGCCCCGGGGAACAAAGTCGTAAAGGACTATCACGTCTATTTTGACAATTAGTTATTTACCAGCTATTTACACGAAATACATAACAACACTGTTCCTttcatttgatatatatatatatatatatatatatatatatatatatatatatgtatatatatttgtacatgTATGGTACTTATTATCCATAAAAATTGTCATAAGCATTtccttcttttatttttccagaaaaataatttattttgcttttacGACTTTGTTTCCCGGGGCAAGCGATTTATTGTTCTTTattggaaatttaaaaattttaagggCTGGTCGCTGAAATCACATTTGGTATAATTCTGTGAACATACAAAAATgctaattattgttttgtggtAGAAATGCACTTGGCCAAACCAATCTGATTGCGGTGAAGACAGTGGAAACGGTGGTGGTGGAAATGGAGGCGGTGAGGGCGGAAATGGAGGCGGTGGTGGTAATGGAGGTGGTGGTGGAAACGGAGGCGGAAATGGAAATAATACCGACTATGAAACATATCCCAACGGTTGTCCTAAAGACTACAGCATTGAAAAGCTGTTTCCTCATCCTGACTGCGACAAATTCTACCAGTGTGTCCACGGTGGCTACCAAGTAATGCCATGCGCACCTGGTACTCAATTCAGCTACAAGCTGCAGGTAATTAAGATGTTATATATTCtagattatatatttggaatgtgactaaaataaaaaatcactatATTTTACGATACTTGGTAATACAGAGACATATCTTGTTCTAATATAAATCTGGAGCTCGTTCCTTTAACATCCTATTACCCTAATAGGGAAGACAtacgaaaattttattaatattacttaagaaaaaataaatagcattaaaactttatattctCTTATTACAGAAATGTACATGGCCCCATCTTTCTGACTGCGGTGACGGTGGGAACGGTGGCGGCGGTGGAGGTGGAGAAGATGGTGGAAGCGGAGGTGGAGATGGTGGAAACGGAGGTGGTGGCGGAGGTAGTGGAGATGGTGGAAACGGAGGTGGAGGTGATGGCGGAAACGGTGGTGACGGCGGCAATGGTGGAGATGGCGGCAATGGTGGAGATGGTGGCAACGGAGGTGACGGCGGTAGCGGAGGCGACGGTGGTAATGGCGGAGATGGTGGTAACGGAGGTGACGGCGGTAATGGTGGAGATGGTGGAAATGGAGGAGATGGTGACGGCGGCAATGGTGGAGATGGTGGAAATGGTGGAGATGGCGGAAATGGCGGAGATGGTGGAAACGGAGGTGACGGCGGCAATGGTGGAGATGGTGGAAATGGAGGTGACGGCGGCAATGGTGGAGATGGTGGAAACGGAGGTGGAGGTGATGGCGGAAACGGAGGTGACGGTGGAAACGGAGGTGACGGCGGCAATGGTGGAGATGGTGGAAATGGAGGTGACGGCGGCAATGGTGGAGATGGTGGAAACGGAGGTGGAGGTGATGGCGGAAACGGAGGTGACGGTGGCAATGGTGGAGATGGTGGAAATGGAGGTGACGGCGGCAATGGTGGAGATGGCGGAAATGCCGGAGATGGTGGAAACGGAGGTGATGGCGGCAATGGTGGAGATGGTGGCAACGGAGGTGACGGCGGTAACGGAGGCGACGGTGGTAATGGAGGTGGAGGTGATGGCGGAAACGGAGGTGACGGTGGCAATGGTGGAGATGGTGGAAACGGAGGTGATGGCGGCAATGGTGGTGGAGGTGACGGCGGTAATGGTGGAGATGGTGGAAATGGAGGTGATGGCGGAGGTAATGGCGGAGATGGTGGAAACGGAGGTGACGGCGGCAATGGTGGAGATGGCGGCAATGGTGGAGATGGTGGCAACGGAGGTGACGGCGGTAACGGAGGCGACGGTGGTAATGGAGGTGGAGGTGATGGCGGAAACGGAGGTGACGGTGGCAATGGTGGAGATGGTGGAAATGGAGGTGACGGCGGCAATGGTGGAGATGGTGGTAATGGAGGTGATGGCGGAGGTAATGGCGGAGATGGTGGAAACGGAGGTGACGGCGGCAATGGTGGAGATGGCGGCAATGGTGGAGATGGTGGCAACGGAGGTGACGGCGGTAACGGAGGCGACGGTGGTAATGGAGGTGATGGTGACGGTGGCAATGGTGGAGATGGTGGAAATGGTGGAGATGGCGGAAATGGCGGAGATGGTGGAAACGGAGGTGACGGCGGCAATGGTGGAGATGGTGGAAATGGAGGTGACGGCGGCAATG
Proteins encoded in this window:
- the LOC123718796 gene encoding uncharacterized PE-PGRS family protein PE_PGRS54-like isoform X29 gives rise to the protein MIIKLLLLGLVGLSYARPQLECPNDGQQYLIPHETECNQYYICENGRRVAWSKCPKQTFFSSENQSCGDFLASNCNPRRGRDGEDGEDGKNGENGGGHAGLGGAKGLSGGVNGGNGGNGGNGGNGGDGDGAGSGGNGGGGGNGGNGSGAGNGGNGGGGGNGGNGSGAGNGGNGGSGGNGGNGGDSSGAGNGGNGGNGGNGGNGGENSGAGNGGNGGNGGNGGGGGNGGNGGSGGNGGNGGGGGNGGNGGGGGNGGNGGSGGNGGNGGNGGNGGGGGNGGNGGGGGDGGNDDGGNGGGDGNESEGDDETGSEGGSGGGNDSGTYPNGCPKDYTVEKLLPHPDCDKFYQCVHGDYQEMPCALGTQFSYRLQNCTWPYLSDCGDNESNGGGGNGGGNGGGNGGGNGGGNNTDYETYPNGCPTDYSIEKLFPHADCDKFYQCVHGDYQVMPCAPGTQFSDKLQKCTWPNQSDCGEDSGNGGGGNGGGEGGNGGGGGNGGGGGNGGGNGNNTDYETYPNGCPKDYSIEKLFPHPDCDKFYQCVHGGYQVMPCAPGTQFSYKLQKCTWPHLSDCGDGGNGGGGGGGEDGGSGGGDGGNGGGGGGSGDGGNGGGGDGGNGGDGGNGGDGGNGGDGGNGGDGGSGGDGGNGGDGGNGGDGGNGGDGGNGGDGDGGNGGDGGNGGDGGNGGDGGNGGDGGNGGDGGNGGDGGNGGDGGNGGGGDGGNGGDGGNGGDGGNGGDGGNGGDGGNGGDGGNGGDGGNGGDGGNGGDGGNGGDGGNGGDGGNGGGGDGGNGGDGGNGGDGGNGGDGGNGGDGGNGGDGGGNGGDGGNGGDGGNGGDGGNGGDGGNGGDGGNGGDGGNGGDGDGGNGGDGGNGGDGGNGGDGGNGGDGGNGGDGGNGGDGGNGGDGGNGGGGDGGNGGDGGNGGDGGNGGDGGNGGDGGNGSGGDGGNGGDGGNGGDGGNGGGGGNGGDGGNGGDGGNGGDGGNGGGGDGGNGGDGGNGGDGGNGGGGGNGGDGGNGGDGGNGGDGGNGGGGDGGNGGNGGNGGDGGNGGDGGNGGDGGNGGNGGNGGDGGNGGNGGGGDGGNGGDGGNGGGGGNGGDGGNGGGGNEANRCKENCHVPFWRHETDCDKFWRCDNNEVVLGVCSEGLRFNEEKQTCDFSCNVDCQRADIQSTATIDGLKVFLPWNKVDSLLEIAKNTKKINNRSYYGY
- the LOC123718796 gene encoding uncharacterized PE-PGRS family protein PE_PGRS54-like isoform X23, which produces MIIKLLLLGLVGLSYARPQLECPNDGQQYLIPHETECNQYYICENGRRVAWSKCPKQTFFSSENQSCGDFLASNCNPRRGRDGEDGEDGKNGENGGGHAGLGGAKGLSGGVNGGNGGNGGNGGNGGDGDGAGSGGNGGGGGNGGNGSGAGNGGNGGGGGNGGNGSGAGNGGNGGSGGNGGNGGDSSGAGNGGNGGNGGNGGNGGENSGAGNGGNGGNGGNGGGGGNGGNGGSGGNGGNGGGGGNGGNGGGGGNGGNGGSGGNGGNGGNGGNGGGGGNGGNGGGGGDGGNDDGGNGGGDGNESEGDDETGSEGGSGGGNDSGTYPNGCPKDYTVEKLLPHPDCDKFYQCVHGDYQEMPCALGTQFSYRLQNCTWPYLSDCGDNESNGGGGNGGGNGGGNGGGNGGGNNTDYETYPNGCPTDYSIEKLFPHADCDKFYQCVHGDYQVMPCAPGTQFSDKLQKCTWPNQSDCGEDSGNGGGGNGGGEGGNGGGGGNGGGGGNGGGNGNNTDYETYPNGCPKDYSIEKLFPHPDCDKFYQCVHGGYQVMPCAPGTQFSYKLQKCTWPHLSDCGDGGNGGGGGGGEDGGSGGGDGGNGGGGGGSGDGGNGGGGDGGNGGDGGNGGDGGNGGDGGNGGDGGSGGDGGNGGDGGNGGDGGNGGDGGNGGDGDGGNGGDGGNGGDGGNGGDGGNGGDGGNGGDGGNGGDGGNGGDGGNGGGGDGGNGGDGGNGGDGGNGGDGGNGGDGGNGGDGGNGGGGDGGNGGDGGNGGDGGNGGDGGNGGDGGNAGDGGNGGDGGNGGDGGNGGDGGNGGDGGNGGGGDGGNGGDGGNGGDGGNGGDGGNGGDGGNGGDGGNGGDGGNGGDGGGNGGDGGNGGDGGNGGDGGNGGDGGNGGDGGNGGDGGNGGDGDGGNGGDGGNGGDGGNGGDGGNGGDGGNGGDGGNGGDGGNGGDGGNGGGGDGGNGGDGGNGGDGGNGGDGGNGGDGGNGSGGDGGNGGDGGNGGDGGNGGGGGNGGDGGNGGDGGNGGDGGNGGGGDGGNGGDGGNGGDGGNGGGGGNGGDGGNGGDGGNGGDGGNGGGGDGGNGGNGGNGGDGGNGGDGGNGGDGGNGGNGGNGGDGGNGGNGGGGDGGNGGDGGNGGGGGNGGDGGNGGGGNEANRCKENCHVPFWRHETDCDKFWRCDNNEVVLGVCSEGLRFNEEKQTCDFSCNVDCQRADIQSTATIDGLKVFLPWNKVDSLLEIAKNTKKINNRSYYGY
- the LOC123718796 gene encoding uncharacterized PE-PGRS family protein PE_PGRS54-like isoform X11 — protein: MIIKLLLLGLVGLSYARPQLECPNDGQQYLIPHETECNQYYICENGRRVAWSKCPKQTFFSSENQSCGDFLASNCNPRRGRDGEDGEDGKNGENGGGHAGLGGAKGLSGGVNGGNGGNGGNGGNGGDGDGAGSGGNGGGGGNGGNGSGAGNGGNGGGGGNGGNGSGAGNGGNGGSGGNGGNGGDSSGAGNGGNGGNGGNGGNGGENSGAGNGGNGGNGGNGGGGGNGGNGGSGGNGGNGGGGGNGGNGGGGGNGGNGGSGGNGGNGGNGGNGGGGGNGGNGGGGGDGGNDDGGNGGGDGNESEGDDETGSEGGSGGGNDSGTYPNGCPKDYTVEKLLPHPDCDKFYQCVHGDYQEMPCALGTQFSYRLQNCTWPYLSDCGDNESNGGGGNGGGNGGGNGGGNGGGNNTDYETYPNGCPTDYSIEKLFPHADCDKFYQCVHGDYQVMPCAPGTQFSDKLQKCTWPNQSDCGEDSGNGGGGNGGGEGGNGGGGGNGGGGGNGGGNGNNTDYETYPNGCPKDYSIEKLFPHPDCDKFYQCVHGGYQVMPCAPGTQFSYKLQKCTWPHLSDCGDGGNGGGGGGGEDGGSGGGDGGNGGGGGGSGDGGNGGGGDGGNGGDGGNGGDGGNGGDGGNGGDGGSGGDGGNGGDGGNGGDGGNGGDGGNGGDGDGGNGGDGGNGGDGGNGGDGGNGGDGGNGGDGGNGGDGGNGGDGGNGGGGDGGNGGDGGNGGDGGNGGDGGNGGDGGNGGDGGNGGGGDGGNGGDGGNGGDGGNGGDGGNGGDGGNAGDGGNGGDGGNGGDGGNGGDGGNGGDGGNGGGGDGGNGGDGGNGGDGGNGGDGGNGGGGDGGNGGDGGNGGDGGGNGGDGGNGGDGGNGGDGGNGGDGGNGGDGGNGGDGGNGGDGGGNGGDGGNGGDGGNGGDGGNGGDGGNGGDGGNGGDGGNGGDGDGGNGGDGGNGGDGGNGGDGGNGGDGGNGGDGGNGGDGGNGGDGGNGGGGDGGNGGDGGNGGDGGNGGDGGNGGDGGNGSGGDGGNGGDGGNGGDGGNGGGGGNGGDGGNGGDGGNGGDGGNGGGGDGGNGGDGGNGGDGGNGGGGGNGGDGGNGGDGGNGGDGGNGGGGDGGNGGNGGNGGDGGNGGDGGNGGDGGNGGNGGNGGDGGNGGNGGGGDGGNGGDGGNGGGGGNGGDGGNGGGGNEANRCKENCHVPFWRHETDCDKFWRCDNNEVVLGVCSEGLRFNEEKQTCDFSCNVDCQRADIQSTATIDGLKVFLPWNKVDSLLEIAKNTKKINNRSYYGY
- the LOC123718796 gene encoding uncharacterized PE-PGRS family protein PE_PGRS54-like isoform X7, whose translation is MIIKLLLLGLVGLSYARPQLECPNDGQQYLIPHETECNQYYICENGRRVAWSKCPKQTFFSSENQSCGDFLASNCNPRRGRDGEDGEDGKNGENGGGHAGLGGAKGLSGGVNGGNGGNGGNGGNGGDGDGAGSGGNGGGGGNGGNGSGAGNGGNGGGGGNGGNGSGAGNGGNGGSGGNGGNGGDSSGAGNGGNGGNGGNGGNGGENSGAGNGGNGGNGGNGGGGGNGGNGGSGGNGGNGGGGGNGGNGGGGGNGGNGGSGGNGGNGGNGGNGGGGGNGGNGGGGGDGGNDDGGNGGGDGNESEGDDETGSEGGSGGGNDSGTYPNGCPKDYTVEKLLPHPDCDKFYQCVHGDYQEMPCALGTQFSYRLQNCTWPYLSDCGDNESNGGGGNGGGNGGGNGGGNGGGNNTDYETYPNGCPTDYSIEKLFPHADCDKFYQCVHGDYQVMPCAPGTQFSDKLQKCTWPNQSDCGEDSGNGGGGNGGGEGGNGGGGGNGGGGGNGGGNGNNTDYETYPNGCPKDYSIEKLFPHPDCDKFYQCVHGGYQVMPCAPGTQFSYKLQKCTWPHLSDCGDGGNGGGGGGGEDGGSGGGDGGNGGGGGGSGDGGNGGGGDGGNGGDGGNGGDGGNGGDGGNGGDGGSGGDGGNGGDGGNGGDGGNGGDGGNGGDGDGGNGGDGGNGGDGGNGGDGGNGGDGGNGGDGGNGGDGGNGGDGGNGGGGDGGNGGDGGNGGDGGNGGDGGNGGDGGNGGDGGNGGGGDGGNGGDGGNGGDGGNGGDGGNGGDGGNAGDGGNGGDGGNGGDGGNGGDGGNGGDGGNGGGGDGGNGGDGGNGGDGGNGGDGGNGGGGDGGNGGDGGNGGDGGGNGGDGGNGGDGGNGGDGGNGGDGGNGGDGGNGGDGGNGGGGDGGNGGDGGNGGDGGNGGDGGNGGDGGNGGDGGGNGGDGGNGGDGGNGGDGGNGGDGGNGGDGGNGGDGGNGGDGDGGNGGDGGNGGDGGNGGDGGNGGDGGNGGDGGNGGDGGNGGDGGNGGDGGNGGDGGNGSGGDGGNGGDGGNGGDGGNGGGGGNGGDGGNGGDGGNGGDGGNGGGGDGGNGGDGGNGGDGGNGGGGGNGGDGGNGGDGGNGGDGGNGGGGDGGNGGNGGNGGDGGNGGDGGNGGDGGNGGNGGNGGDGGNGGNGGGGDGGNGGDGGNGGGGGNGGDGGNGGGGNEANRCKENCHVPFWRHETDCDKFWRCDNNEVVLGVCSEGLRFNEEKQTCDFSCNVDCQRADIQSTATIDGLKVFLPWNKVDSLLEIAKNTKKINNRSYYGY
- the LOC123718796 gene encoding uncharacterized PE-PGRS family protein PE_PGRS54-like isoform X12, whose translation is MIIKLLLLGLVGLSYARPQLECPNDGQQYLIPHETECNQYYICENGRRVAWSKCPKQTFFSSENQSCGDFLASNCNPRRGRDGEDGEDGKNGENGGGHAGLGGAKGLSGGVNGGNGGNGGNGGNGGDGDGAGSGGNGGGGGNGGNGSGAGNGGNGGGGGNGGNGSGAGNGGNGGSGGNGGNGGDSSGAGNGGNGGNGGNGGNGGENSGAGNGGNGGNGGNGGGGGNGGNGGSGGNGGNGGGGGNGGNGGGGGNGGNGGSGGNGGNGGNGGNGGGGGNGGNGGGGGDGGNDDGGNGGGDGNESEGDDETGSEGGSGGGNDSGTYPNGCPKDYTVEKLLPHPDCDKFYQCVHGDYQEMPCALGTQFSYRLQNCTWPYLSDCGDNESNGGGGNGGGNGGGNGGGNGGGNNTDYETYPNGCPTDYSIEKLFPHADCDKFYQCVHGDYQVMPCAPGTQFSDKLQKCTWPNQSDCGEDSGNGGGGNGGGEGGNGGGGGNGGGGGNGGGNGNNTDYETYPNGCPKDYSIEKLFPHPDCDKFYQCVHGGYQVMPCAPGTQFSYKLQKCTWPHLSDCGDGGNGGGGGGGEDGGSGGGDGGNGGGGGGSGDGGNGGGGDGGNGGDGGNGGDGGNGGDGGNGGDGGSGGDGGNGGDGGNGGDGGNGGDGGNGGDGDGGNGGDGGNGGDGGNGGDGGNGGDGGNGGDGGNGGDGGNGGDGGNGGGGDGGNGGDGGNGGDGGNGGDGGNGGDGGNGGDGGNAGDGGNGGDGGNGGDGGNGGDGGNGGDGGNGGGGDGGNGGDGGNGGDGGNGGDGGNGGGGDGGNGGDGGNGGDGGGNGGDGGNGGDGGNGGDGGNGGDGGNGGDGGNGGDGGNGGGGDGGNGGDGGNGGDGGNGGDGGNGGDGGNGGDGGGNGGDGGNGGDGGNGGDGGNGGDGGNGGDGGNGGDGGNGGDGDGGNGGDGGNGGDGGNGGDGGNGGDGGNGGDGGNGGDGGNGGDGGNGGGGDGGNGGDGGNGGDGGNGGDGGNGGDGGNGSGGDGGNGGDGGNGGDGGNGGGGGNGGDGGNGGDGGNGGDGGNGGGGDGGNGGDGGNGGDGGNGGGGGNGGDGGNGGDGGNGGDGGNGGGGDGGNGGNGGNGGDGGNGGDGGNGGDGGNGGNGGNGGDGGNGGNGGGGDGGNGGDGGNGGGGGNGGDGGNGGGGNEANRCKENCHVPFWRHETDCDKFWRCDNNEVVLGVCSEGLRFNEEKQTCDFSCNVDCQRADIQSTATIDGLKVFLPWNKVDSLLEIAKNTKKINNRSYYGY
- the LOC123718796 gene encoding uncharacterized PE-PGRS family protein PE_PGRS54-like isoform X35 produces the protein MIIKLLLLGLVGLSYARPQLECPNDGQQYLIPHETECNQYYICENGRRVAWSKCPKQTFFSSENQSCGDFLASNCNPRRGRDGEDGEDGKNGENGGGHAGLGGAKGLSGGVNGGNGGNGGNGGNGGDGDGAGSGGNGGGGGNGGNGSGAGNGGNGGGGGNGGNGSGAGNGGNGGSGGNGGNGGDSSGAGNGGNGGNGGNGGNGGENSGAGNGGNGGNGGNGGGGGNGGNGGSGGNGGNGGGGGNGGNGGGGGNGGNGGSGGNGGNGGNGGNGGGGGNGGNGGGGGDGGNDDGGNGGGDGNESEGDDETGSEGGSGGGNDSGTYPNGCPKDYTVEKLLPHPDCDKFYQCVHGDYQEMPCALGTQFSYRLQNCTWPYLSDCGDNESNGGGGNGGGNGGGNGGGNGGGNNTDYETYPNGCPTDYSIEKLFPHADCDKFYQCVHGDYQVMPCAPGTQFSDKLQKCTWPNQSDCGEDSGNGGGGNGGGEGGNGGGGGNGGGGGNGGGNGNNTDYETYPNGCPKDYSIEKLFPHPDCDKFYQCVHGGYQVMPCAPGTQFSYKLQKCTWPHLSDCGDGGNGGGGGGGEDGGSGGGDGGNGGGGGGSGDGGNGGGGDGGNGGDGGNGGDGGNGGDGGNGGDGGSGGDGGNGGDGGNGGDGGNGGDGGNGGDGDGGNGGDGGNGGDGGNGGDGGNGGDGGNGGDGGNGGDGGNGGDGGNGGGGDGGNGGDGGNGGDGGNGGDGGNGGDGGNGGDGGNGGDGGGNGGDGGNGGDGGNGGDGGNGGDGGNGGDGGNGGDGGNGGDGDGGNGGDGGNGGDGGNGGDGGNGGDGGNGGDGGNGGDGGNGGDGGNGGGGDGGNGGDGGNGGDGGNGGDGGNGGDGGNGSGGDGGNGGDGGNGGDGGNGGGGGNGGDGGNGGDGGNGGDGGNGGGGDGGNGGDGGNGGDGGNGGGGGNGGDGGNGGDGGNGGDGGNGGGGDGGNGGNGGNGGDGGNGGDGGNGGDGGNGGNGGNGGDGGNGGNGGGGDGGNGGDGGNGGGGGNGGDGGNGGGGNEANRCKENCHVPFWRHETDCDKFWRCDNNEVVLGVCSEGLRFNEEKQTCDFSCNVDCQRADIQSTATIDGLKVFLPWNKVDSLLEIAKNTKKINNRSYYGY